A portion of the Paenibacillus sp. PvR098 genome contains these proteins:
- a CDS encoding ABC transporter ATP-binding protein gives MIRWLRKHNDGKRTESNSEAPAIQPDGHPGASTGHTTAAAEGAAAAQDQMDNRTESEPALHMSIPLLTVSGVERSFPVGGQELHVLKGIDMELYPTQLVMLKGRSGSGKTTLLNLIGGLDLPNRGEIRFKEHLIHQCSDDRRTYIRKTEIGFIFQSFALMPLLSAWENVELSLRMAGRPRSEWKARVTHCLELVGLGKRMHHRPFELSGGEQQRVAIAKAIAHKPSLLLADEPTAELDSQMGAQVMTVFRDIIRTERMTICMTTHDPTIMEVADRVFEMVDGKFVNG, from the coding sequence ATGATTCGTTGGCTGCGCAAACATAATGACGGGAAGCGGACGGAATCGAACTCCGAAGCTCCCGCAATACAGCCGGACGGGCACCCGGGAGCAAGCACCGGGCACACGACGGCAGCAGCTGAGGGCGCCGCTGCGGCACAGGACCAGATGGACAATCGTACGGAATCCGAACCGGCTCTCCATATGAGCATACCGCTGTTGACCGTATCCGGGGTAGAGCGCTCTTTTCCAGTCGGAGGACAAGAGCTGCATGTGCTCAAGGGAATTGACATGGAGTTGTATCCGACTCAGCTTGTCATGCTGAAGGGAAGATCCGGCTCGGGCAAGACGACGCTGCTGAATTTGATCGGAGGTCTGGATCTGCCGAATCGCGGTGAGATCCGGTTTAAAGAGCATTTGATTCATCAATGCAGTGACGATCGGCGGACGTACATAAGAAAAACAGAAATTGGATTTATTTTTCAATCCTTTGCACTCATGCCTCTTTTGTCCGCTTGGGAGAATGTGGAGCTGTCGCTGCGGATGGCCGGCCGGCCAAGATCCGAGTGGAAGGCCCGCGTGACGCACTGCCTGGAGCTCGTAGGTCTGGGCAAACGGATGCATCACAGGCCATTCGAGCTCTCCGGAGGAGAACAGCAGCGCGTGGCTATTGCTAAAGCAATTGCTCATAAGCCCAGCCTGCTGCTTGCCGATGAGCCGACGGCAGAGCTGGATTCACAAATGGGAGCTCAAGTCATGACTGTCTTTCGGGACATTATCCGTACGGAACGAATGACGATCTGCATGACTACACATGATCCGACAATAATGGAGGTTGCCGACCGTGTATTCGAAATGGTGGATGGAAAATTTGTCAATGGTTAA
- a CDS encoding efflux RND transporter periplasmic adaptor subunit, with the protein MENLSMVKRTAKPFLLVCIAASLAVSSGCSLLPKEEEEEIVPIVKPPQLSKKPEYVVKTDTLETKVRGSGKLMATVEEDLYFTDENSRRIKNITLKSGDQVTQGQVIAELDVTELESQLKQKRLQTRKDELTMIETLRKADEMSAEQLEQAKIDFELKREELIKLEKTIAGATLTAPFSGTIVSVYLKKGDTAKAYDAVATIADLSQLTVGATLSADDLKKVAVGMEVVVDINSAGQHKGKVQQLPNPKEDDGSGGIGGFPGAGQGREPDSIENYMIVQLDPFPENLNRGTPLSVSVITQRKENAVVIPLAALRSYAGRNYVQVVDEQGGKREVDVEIGQQTSTDVEIVKGLTPGQKVVGR; encoded by the coding sequence ATGGAAAATTTGTCAATGGTTAAGAGAACGGCCAAACCTTTTCTTCTCGTATGCATCGCAGCGTCGCTAGCGGTTTCTTCGGGCTGCTCGCTCCTGCCAAAGGAAGAAGAGGAGGAAATTGTGCCTATCGTCAAGCCGCCCCAGCTGTCCAAGAAACCGGAGTATGTGGTGAAGACGGATACGCTGGAGACGAAGGTACGCGGTTCCGGAAAACTGATGGCGACGGTGGAGGAAGACTTGTATTTCACTGATGAGAACAGCCGTCGTATCAAGAACATTACGCTTAAGAGCGGTGATCAAGTGACACAAGGGCAAGTGATCGCCGAACTGGATGTCACGGAGCTGGAGAGTCAGCTAAAGCAAAAACGGCTGCAGACACGCAAAGATGAGCTCACGATGATAGAGACGCTGCGCAAAGCTGACGAGATGAGCGCTGAGCAGCTGGAGCAGGCAAAGATTGATTTTGAGCTGAAGCGGGAAGAGCTGATTAAACTGGAGAAGACGATTGCCGGGGCGACGCTTACGGCTCCGTTCTCGGGGACAATCGTATCCGTTTATCTGAAGAAGGGCGATACGGCCAAAGCCTATGACGCGGTCGCAACTATCGCCGACTTGTCGCAGCTGACGGTGGGAGCGACACTTAGCGCAGACGATTTGAAGAAGGTAGCTGTCGGCATGGAGGTTGTTGTAGATATTAACTCGGCCGGCCAGCACAAAGGAAAGGTGCAGCAGCTGCCGAACCCGAAGGAGGACGATGGCAGTGGGGGAATCGGCGGGTTCCCGGGAGCCGGCCAAGGCAGAGAGCCTGACTCGATTGAAAACTATATGATCGTCCAATTGGATCCGTTCCCGGAGAATCTGAACCGCGGCACACCGCTCAGCGTATCGGTCATCACGCAGCGTAAGGAGAACGCGGTCGTTATTCCGCTTGCTGCGCTTCGCTCCTATGCCGGCCGCAACTATGTGCAGGTCGTAGATGAGCAAGGCGGCAAACGGGAAGTGGATGTGGAAATCGGCCAGCAGACATCTACGGATGTAGAGATTGTGAAGGGTCTTACTCCTGGTCAGAAAGTAGTGGGACGCTGA
- a CDS encoding ABC transporter permease produces MAMIRFLFRKMWNTRWLTLSTLAGLIMAVAFTTSIPMYSDGSLKRVVSSTLQEKSEGMSAGSVMIRYQAAGNDRADLGAFTDVDSYIREELPQEIGFPYEAYVRSMSIRGSQLSPDDPTKVDPSKRRQMTLMAQNGLKEQIELIQGNWFSDHPQGGIIEAVIHEEAMFRGDMRVGDVFNYPISGGLGIAPLKVKITGIFKPKNDVDPYWFQGMEGLITTFFMSETGFNDELLTKKKIPLNLANWYYAFDLREIQTSQISSLERKLERLDITVYQKLKDTRVDVSFIPLLQEFKVQSVQLQILLFTLAAPMIAMVFYYIVMNARQSLDRQRTVIAVIRSRGGSTRQIIWIYLLEGLLLGATAMIIGPMLGWFMAKSIGSSSGFLTFVDRKAVPVGVSEEALLYGAAAVIIALMASVIPAIVYARASIVSYKQQVARSDKKPFWQKWFLDVLLLCLVGYGYYLFGQRQELFAQTGMTTDQLQVHPLLFFIPALSIIGLGLFFLRIFPWLLRFGNWLGKRVLPVPVYLTLTQLSRSSTAYYPLMLLLILTLGLGVYNASAARTIDLNSTDRILYAYGSDVVMKADWQAVSDELPQAPNPGSGQGQGQGQGNSGGSPQVPGGSNPGQGPGGPGQPGGPGGGMGGPPPVMRYIEPPFEVFRELEGVEHAARVLLSKSNVVVSGKSLGQGMLMGIDNVDFAGVAWFRNDLFSTHPNNYLNLLGQYEQAVIIPTSFAEKHQIKPGDLMNITLSGQPVEFIVVAAVPYWPSQYPEQTPFMIANLEYIYDQAPITPYEVWLKMEEGAKVTPLIEALNEKKIDIASVKDVRNELISQNKHPARGGVFGILSLGFLVSVLVSLIGYILYWFFNLSSRVVQFGVLRAMGLSRRQLTGMLLLEQTFTAGLAIALGLGIGKLTSYLFLPFLQTAENIKTQVPPFRVIFDARDTDQLYVVVAVMMLTGAGLLFLHIRRLRVHQAVKLGEEK; encoded by the coding sequence ATGGCGATGATTCGTTTTTTATTTCGCAAAATGTGGAACACGCGCTGGCTTACGCTCAGCACGTTAGCCGGCCTCATTATGGCCGTTGCGTTCACTACCAGCATACCGATGTATTCGGACGGCTCTTTGAAACGGGTCGTATCCTCGACGCTGCAGGAGAAAAGCGAGGGGATGTCGGCCGGCTCGGTGATGATCCGCTATCAAGCTGCCGGTAATGACCGGGCGGATCTCGGTGCATTCACCGATGTGGATTCATATATCAGAGAAGAGCTGCCGCAAGAAATCGGGTTTCCGTATGAAGCCTATGTTCGAAGTATGTCCATTCGAGGTTCGCAGCTTTCTCCTGACGACCCGACAAAAGTGGATCCGAGCAAGCGCAGGCAGATGACGCTGATGGCGCAGAACGGACTTAAGGAACAGATTGAGCTGATACAAGGTAATTGGTTCTCGGATCATCCTCAGGGAGGCATAATCGAAGCGGTTATTCACGAGGAAGCCATGTTTCGCGGTGATATGCGCGTCGGCGACGTGTTTAATTATCCGATTTCCGGCGGACTCGGCATCGCACCGCTGAAGGTAAAGATCACGGGCATATTCAAGCCGAAGAATGATGTTGATCCCTACTGGTTTCAAGGAATGGAAGGACTTATCACTACCTTTTTTATGAGCGAAACGGGATTTAATGACGAGCTTTTAACGAAGAAAAAGATTCCGCTCAATCTGGCTAACTGGTATTACGCCTTTGATTTGCGGGAAATCCAAACGAGTCAGATCTCCTCGCTGGAGCGCAAGCTGGAGCGGCTCGACATTACGGTGTACCAGAAGCTGAAGGACACCCGTGTAGATGTATCGTTCATTCCTCTGCTGCAGGAGTTTAAAGTGCAGAGTGTGCAGCTGCAAATTTTGCTGTTCACCTTGGCGGCTCCCATGATTGCTATGGTGTTTTACTACATCGTCATGAATGCCAGGCAGTCGCTCGACCGGCAGAGAACGGTTATTGCCGTCATTCGAAGCCGGGGCGGGAGCACCAGGCAGATTATTTGGATCTATCTGCTGGAGGGATTGCTGCTCGGAGCGACAGCTATGATCATAGGTCCCATGCTCGGTTGGTTTATGGCCAAGAGCATAGGTTCGTCCAGCGGTTTTCTGACCTTCGTGGATCGTAAGGCGGTACCGGTCGGTGTGTCTGAGGAGGCGCTGCTCTACGGAGCGGCTGCGGTGATCATCGCGCTGATGGCTAGTGTCATCCCTGCGATCGTCTACGCGAGAGCCTCGATTGTCAGCTATAAACAACAGGTGGCTCGCTCTGACAAGAAGCCGTTTTGGCAAAAGTGGTTTCTGGATGTGCTGCTGCTGTGCTTGGTCGGATATGGGTATTACTTGTTCGGACAGCGGCAGGAATTGTTTGCACAAACGGGAATGACGACGGACCAGCTGCAGGTGCATCCGCTGCTGTTTTTCATTCCGGCCTTATCGATCATCGGCCTCGGATTGTTTTTTTTGCGTATTTTTCCATGGTTGCTCCGCTTTGGTAATTGGCTTGGCAAGCGCGTGTTGCCTGTTCCGGTGTACTTGACGCTGACGCAGCTGTCCCGGTCGTCTACGGCTTATTATCCGTTGATGCTGCTGTTGATCCTGACGCTGGGGCTAGGGGTGTATAACGCTTCGGCCGCGAGGACGATCGATCTAAACTCGACGGACCGAATTTTGTATGCCTACGGTTCGGATGTGGTGATGAAAGCGGATTGGCAGGCCGTCTCCGATGAGCTGCCGCAAGCTCCGAATCCGGGAAGCGGCCAAGGTCAAGGGCAAGGACAGGGCAATTCGGGTGGCAGTCCGCAAGTCCCTGGAGGTTCGAATCCGGGCCAAGGTCCGGGAGGCCCCGGACAACCAGGAGGTCCCGGAGGCGGCATGGGGGGGCCCCCGCCGGTGATGCGCTATATCGAACCGCCATTTGAGGTGTTTCGCGAGCTGGAAGGCGTGGAGCATGCGGCGCGCGTTCTTCTTTCTAAGAGCAACGTCGTTGTGTCGGGCAAATCGTTGGGTCAAGGCATGCTGATGGGAATCGATAACGTCGATTTTGCAGGGGTGGCGTGGTTCCGTAATGATTTGTTCTCTACGCATCCGAACAACTACTTGAATCTTCTTGGACAGTACGAACAAGCGGTCATCATACCGACTTCGTTCGCCGAGAAGCACCAGATCAAGCCGGGCGACTTGATGAATATTACCCTATCCGGTCAACCGGTCGAGTTCATCGTCGTGGCTGCTGTTCCTTACTGGCCGAGTCAGTATCCGGAGCAGACTCCTTTTATGATCGCGAATCTGGAATACATTTATGATCAGGCGCCGATAACGCCTTATGAGGTGTGGCTGAAAATGGAAGAAGGCGCCAAGGTCACACCGCTGATTGAAGCGCTCAATGAAAAGAAGATTGACATTGCGAGCGTTAAGGATGTCCGCAACGAGCTGATCTCGCAGAACAAGCATCCGGCCCGCGGAGGCGTGTTCGGTATTCTGAGCCTTGGCTTCCTCGTCTCGGTGCTTGTATCGCTGATCGGATACATCCTGTACTGGTTTTTCAATTTGTCCAGCCGGGTGGTGCAATTCGGCGTATTGCGCGCGATGGGACTATCTAGACGTCAATTGACGGGAATGCTTCTGCTAGAGCAGACGTTCACTGCAGGTTTGGCGATTGCGCTGGGGCTGGGCATAGGCAAATTGACGAGTTACCTGTTCCTGCCTTTCCTCCAAACGGCGGAGAACATCAAGACGCAGGTGCCTCCGTTTCGCGTGATATTCGATGCACGGGATACCGATCAGCTCTATGTCGTCGTAGCCGTCATGATGCTAACCGGTGCGGGATTGCTGTTCCTTCATATCAGACGCTTGCGCGTCCATCAGGCCGTGAAGCTGGGAGAGGAGAAATGA
- a CDS encoding ABC transporter ATP-binding protein — translation MIHCDGLVKIYKSDEIEVVALQGLNISVDKGEMMAIIGNSGSGKSTLLNILGGLDRPSAGQVRVGEWNLLKITDEELVQYKRSTVGFIWQNNARNLVPYLTALENVEMPMMLRGKYDRFYAKQLLEWVGLKDRLNNKLQQLSGGEQQRVAIAIALANRPSLLLADEPTGSVDTKTSDMIMDIFRRFNTELGVTIVIVTHDMALAGKVDRVVAIRDGMTSTEFIKRNPNLDQAEGEAAAGSGTIHDVHEEYVVLDRAGRLQIPRTYLQALGIDGKASMEFDGEKIIIRTPKSLD, via the coding sequence GTGATTCATTGCGATGGACTCGTCAAAATTTATAAGAGCGACGAAATCGAAGTCGTTGCGCTGCAGGGGCTTAATATTTCCGTAGATAAAGGAGAAATGATGGCCATTATCGGCAACAGCGGAAGCGGTAAGTCGACGCTGCTGAACATACTGGGCGGCCTCGATCGTCCTTCGGCCGGGCAGGTGCGTGTAGGGGAATGGAATCTGCTCAAAATTACGGACGAGGAACTGGTCCAGTATAAGCGCAGTACTGTCGGATTCATCTGGCAGAACAATGCCCGTAATCTGGTGCCGTATTTGACCGCGCTTGAGAATGTTGAGATGCCGATGATGCTGAGAGGGAAGTATGACCGCTTTTACGCCAAGCAGCTTCTGGAATGGGTCGGCCTCAAGGATCGGCTGAACAATAAGCTGCAGCAGCTCTCCGGAGGTGAGCAGCAGCGCGTTGCGATCGCCATAGCGCTGGCCAATCGGCCATCCCTGCTGCTTGCCGACGAGCCGACCGGCTCCGTCGATACGAAGACGTCGGATATGATCATGGACATCTTTCGCCGCTTCAATACAGAGCTCGGGGTAACGATCGTCATCGTAACGCATGATATGGCGCTGGCCGGCAAAGTGGACCGCGTGGTTGCGATTCGTGACGGTATGACAAGTACCGAATTCATCAAGCGGAATCCGAACCTGGATCAAGCCGAAGGCGAAGCTGCCGCTGGCAGTGGGACGATCCATGATGTGCATGAGGAGTATGTGGTACTTGACCGGGCAGGAAGGCTGCAAATACCTAGAACGTATTTGCAAGCGCTTGGAATCGACGGCAAGGCATCCATGGAGTTTGATGGGGAGAAAATCATCATCAGAACCCCAAAATCACTGGACTAA
- a CDS encoding extracellular solute-binding protein codes for MNKWMKRTAALSLSVGMMTPVLAACTSPNTTDNTERTLRIATTMGYAANDEYFRQRFTELYEFANPNVTIEIIPMQDDRYMYGGQPEGGEKPEDPLEKLKGMMQGDNPPDIVMIGYEQMPDLINNNMLTQLDPLITKDKFDISDFVPAVIEGIKKAGEGKIYALAPTFNSSAVIYNKRMFDEAGVTYPTDKMTWEQTFDLARRLAKGEGENRKYGFSFSTYNMGGDMSWATQLYTAPLQLRMFDDNGEKMTVDSDQWENAWKTMLQINTEKLVPGPFDMSNMNGKMSPNEPYNPFQHDDFLSGRVAMSIINYGELDRLINAMKNAEHYKGFSAFEWDVVTLPVHQEAPDMGGYIGMEGIMSINAKAQNAEEAWKFMKFINGEDWARLKASSAHNIVSRQKYIKKKDGAEYNQQAFTTLLPVPFQDNKLYLENPRLYDVQGIGHQKLQQVMEGKLEVREALKQWQTEGDAMIQKFKENPDAQPDKSGMIPLG; via the coding sequence ATGAACAAATGGATGAAAAGAACTGCGGCGCTGTCGCTTAGCGTAGGTATGATGACGCCTGTACTTGCAGCTTGTACGAGTCCGAACACCACGGACAACACGGAGCGCACTCTGCGCATCGCTACTACGATGGGATACGCCGCGAACGATGAATATTTTCGCCAGCGGTTTACCGAGCTTTATGAGTTCGCGAATCCGAATGTGACGATCGAAATCATTCCTATGCAAGACGATCGGTATATGTACGGGGGCCAGCCAGAGGGAGGCGAGAAGCCGGAGGATCCGCTGGAAAAGCTGAAGGGAATGATGCAGGGCGACAATCCGCCGGATATCGTCATGATCGGATATGAGCAGATGCCGGATTTAATCAACAATAATATGCTGACGCAGCTAGACCCATTGATTACAAAGGACAAATTCGATATCAGCGATTTCGTTCCGGCGGTGATCGAAGGCATAAAGAAGGCGGGTGAAGGTAAAATTTATGCGCTCGCGCCAACCTTCAACTCGTCAGCCGTCATTTACAACAAAAGGATGTTCGACGAAGCGGGCGTAACGTATCCGACGGACAAAATGACCTGGGAACAAACGTTTGACTTGGCACGGCGGTTGGCCAAGGGAGAGGGTGAAAACCGAAAGTACGGTTTCTCGTTCTCCACTTACAATATGGGCGGAGATATGTCCTGGGCAACACAGCTGTACACAGCGCCTCTGCAGCTGAGAATGTTCGATGACAATGGCGAGAAAATGACGGTCGATTCGGATCAGTGGGAGAACGCTTGGAAAACGATGCTGCAGATTAACACCGAAAAGCTTGTACCCGGTCCTTTCGATATGTCCAATATGAACGGGAAGATGAGCCCGAATGAACCTTACAATCCGTTCCAGCACGACGATTTTCTGTCGGGACGCGTAGCCATGTCTATCATTAACTATGGTGAGCTTGATCGTTTAATCAATGCGATGAAGAATGCTGAACATTACAAAGGCTTTTCAGCATTCGAGTGGGATGTTGTGACACTGCCTGTGCATCAAGAAGCACCTGATATGGGCGGCTATATCGGGATGGAGGGCATTATGTCCATCAACGCGAAAGCTCAAAATGCAGAGGAAGCCTGGAAGTTCATGAAGTTTATTAACGGAGAGGATTGGGCACGTCTGAAGGCCAGCAGCGCTCATAATATCGTGTCCCGGCAAAAATATATTAAGAAAAAAGACGGAGCAGAGTACAATCAGCAAGCGTTCACTACTTTACTGCCGGTACCGTTCCAGGACAACAAGCTTTATCTTGAAAACCCGAGATTGTATGATGTGCAAGGCATCGGCCACCAAAAGCTCCAACAAGTCATGGAGGGCAAACTCGAGGTTCGCGAGGCTCTGAAGCAGTGGCAGACCGAAGGCGACGCGATGATTCAGAAATTCAAAGAGAATCCGGATGCCCAGCCGGATAAGTCAGGCATGATACCGTTGGGATAA